One stretch of Patescibacteria group bacterium DNA includes these proteins:
- a CDS encoding four helix bundle protein — MEENKIVSYKDLIIWQKSIELVVEIYKITASFPKNETFGLVSQMRRNAVSIPSNIAEGRSRGTRKDFRQFLIIAYGSAAEMETQIIIVKKLAFGKEINFEHSEKLLNEIVRMLNRAIHTLKTQYLVPKT; from the coding sequence ATGGAGGAAAATAAAATAGTATCATATAAAGATCTGATTATTTGGCAAAAATCGATTGAACTAGTCGTTGAGATATATAAAATAACCGCCAGTTTTCCCAAAAATGAAACTTTTGGGCTCGTATCGCAAATGCGCAGAAACGCGGTTTCTATTCCTTCCAATATTGCCGAGGGACGCAGCCGCGGAACAAGAAAAGACTTTCGTCAATTTTTAATAATTGCATACGGATCAGCCGCTGAGATGGAAACGCAAATTATTATTGTAAAAAAATTAGCTTTTGGAAAGGAAATAAATTTCGAGCATTCGGAAAAACTTCTAAATGAGATCGTCAGAATGCTAAATCGGGCAATCCACACCCTCAAAACCCAATACCTAGTACCTAAAACCTAG